A stretch of Nitrososphaerota archaeon DNA encodes these proteins:
- a CDS encoding cell division protein SepF, whose amino-acid sequence MQKTESPTYLKAITIRDQSDIHSIKDDMKKNMILILRVTPLAQKDVEQLRKLVEELYAQAKNFNADIARLGEERIIVTPPGVKIWKPEYDLK is encoded by the coding sequence ATGCAAAAAACGGAAAGCCCAACTTATCTTAAAGCAATCACAATTCGTGATCAGAGCGACATTCACTCTATCAAAGATGACATGAAAAAAAACATGATTCTGATTTTGAGAGTAACGCCACTTGCGCAAAAAGATGTTGAGCAACTCCGCAAGCTAGTTGAGGAATTGTACGCCCAAGCAAAAAATTTCAATGCAGACATTGCAAGACTTGGAGAAGAGAGGATTATTGTCACGCCGCCAGGTGTTAAAATCTGGAAACCAGAATACGATCTGAAATAA
- a CDS encoding DUF814 domain-containing protein translates to MRVLTSSGELIFLGTFVYWKTRFFSLGEKKKVVALLSGGLDSQLAVRMMQNQGFEVSAVAIKTPFCDFDCGRGCGFEIHERADALNVKLKTVYLGDEYIEMLKNPKYGFGAAMNPCIDCRSMMFKAAKKHMEEIGAEFIISGEVLGQRPMSQHEPALKTIEKLSELKGLIVRPLSAGLLGKTIPEEKGLIRREDMGKICGRARRTQLDMAKEFGIENPPNAGGGCLLTEPAFGLRAKDLFSYVENPTLNDIELLKIGRHFRLDEKTKLIVGRNKDENDMIKALALPNDILFVARDHRGPVSILRGENLEQHKSLCAAVTLRYSDAPEDSENIITIQHGDNTSEISTKSASEYDYIQFRV, encoded by the coding sequence ATGCGTGTTTTGACGTCTAGTGGTGAATTAATCTTTCTTGGAACATTTGTATACTGGAAAACACGTTTTTTCTCGTTGGGAGAAAAGAAAAAAGTGGTTGCATTACTCTCTGGAGGCCTTGACAGCCAGTTAGCTGTTAGGATGATGCAAAATCAGGGCTTCGAGGTTTCTGCGGTTGCAATCAAGACTCCGTTTTGTGATTTTGATTGTGGTCGTGGGTGTGGATTTGAGATTCATGAGCGTGCAGACGCACTAAATGTCAAGCTAAAGACGGTTTACTTAGGCGATGAATACATCGAAATGCTAAAGAATCCAAAATATGGATTTGGCGCAGCAATGAATCCGTGCATTGATTGCCGCTCTATGATGTTCAAGGCAGCAAAAAAACACATGGAGGAAATTGGCGCAGAGTTTATCATTTCTGGCGAAGTCTTAGGCCAAAGACCAATGAGTCAACACGAACCCGCACTAAAAACAATAGAAAAGTTATCCGAATTAAAAGGACTAATTGTTAGACCGTTGTCTGCTGGACTTCTTGGAAAAACAATTCCAGAGGAAAAGGGCCTGATAAGACGCGAAGACATGGGTAAAATTTGTGGCAGAGCACGAAGAACTCAACTGGACATGGCAAAAGAATTTGGAATAGAAAATCCACCAAACGCGGGTGGTGGATGTTTACTAACTGAACCGGCATTTGGATTGCGCGCAAAAGATCTATTCTCATATGTAGAGAACCCTACCCTAAATGATATTGAATTGCTAAAAATTGGTAGACATTTCAGACTGGATGAGAAAACAAAACTAATTGTTGGAAGAAACAAGGACGAAAATGATATGATAAAAGCACTTGCATTACCAAATGATATTTTGTTTGTAGCTCGTGATCACAGGGGACCAGTTTCCATACTTCGCGGAGAAAACCTAGAACAGCACAAGTCTTTATGTGCTGCAGTGACACTACGATATTCCGATGCTCCAGAAGACTCTGAAAATATTATCACGATACAGCATGGTGATAACACATCAGAGATTTCGACAAAGAGCGCTTCCGAGTATGATTATATCCAATTTCGAGTCTAG